The Quercus lobata isolate SW786 chromosome 4, ValleyOak3.0 Primary Assembly, whole genome shotgun sequence genome segment gcggctcTCAGGCCGGCGCACCCGCGTCCGACGTGGCGGGACGCGGCGACGCGGGAGGGACGCCGCAGACCGCGCGTCCGTCCCGCGTCGTGCCGCGTCGTGCCACGTGGCGGATCCCGACTCGGGCCGAAGCGGGCCGACGTGGCCAAAATCGGCGCCGACGCGGCCGAAATCGGGCCGACTCGGTTCGTATCGGCCAATATCGGCCGGCGACCGATACGGCCGATACGGCCGAAATCGGCCGAAACAGGCCGAAATAGGCCGTGAAAATCGCCGGAGAGGGCGAAATTCTGACCTTAGATGCGTTTCttgccttattctttctttgttttgtgaatcaagtatattaatgtattttttaagaatattttaatagtaaaaatatatagaaaatataaataaaaatatttttaataattttttaatcgccgagtcccgccgcacccgcaccctactttttcaaaaattgccgagtcccgcacccgcacccgcacccgcacccgagtcccgaaacgcacccgtgcttcataggaTTTAAGCCTATCAATTCCAATcctatatttttagaatatgttTAACTAGAATGTAACTAGTAATGGCGCATTTATTATGAAACTAGTAATGGCAATGAAATTTTGACGAAAAACCTCACATATCATTGGTGTCCTGTAATCAATCTTGTGGACAAGGAAGAATGGAAGATTCATTTGCATCAGGGCCTACTTTCTCTGACAAAAGAAATCAAGGTTACCACAGGCACAATAGGAAGTTAACACCCATCAACTAAGCTTTTAGTAGCACTCTGAGAGACCATTCCTAATCTCGTTGCCAACTTTGTACCTATCCTGGAAGCCCATATGTGAAACAAAAGGAAGATACATTTAGAGTGTAGAAGCTGTCAGCCTATATATCAAGGGCTGCAGTAAAGTAAATTTTGAAggcaaaatttaaaacaaaaaagacttGTAAGAAAGAGAGACGATGATTACATGTACCTTGGAGCAAAATAATTGGTAAACTCCCAGAGCTACAATGAGCCAAACATCCTTTTATCTTTGAATCCTCTTTGAGTGTGGACATCATTAGAGCTGCCTTCACCACTAGGCCCAGCCCCATTGTAGTTATCACGGCTTCACTTAATTTTGCTACCTTCTTTTACCACCATTGAATTGTCATAATCATGTTGAGCATCTGAACCCTCATAAGGACTGATGCTGCAACTTTTGTTGTGGAGAGCCATCATTTCTCTGATATCTTCAATGTCTTGCTCGTATACCATTCAAAATCCACATTTCTTAACCTCTAAGCATGGATTGTCGACAATTTGACTATACTTGTCGTAATCTTCAAATCTAATTTGACTATATTGCTCTAGCACTCTCATCAAAACATTCAGGGTGAAAATAGAGCAGCCAAAAGTGATGTGATCTAATCCGAGCAAACTTATAGCTAAAGATTGCAGATTCCTATGCACTTACATGTTTATTGACTTCAATATGGCAACGAAGAAAACATAATTCCATGGagcaattttttcttgaatGAAGAAAGTGGCAAGAAAAAAGAACGCAACAGCCATTCCCATCCACTTGTTACACAAATGAGAAGGCACAACCCGTGCAATCACCATCGTCCCTACATTCTAAGGTTTAAACCATTTTGGAATTTTACTTCCAGGAATAACAATACTAAGGGTAGCCACAAAATGTATTTCGGGTTCCTTATAGATTCCCTACACATAAACAAATAATGATGTTTAGAGTTTAGCAAGATATAAAtgtacagagagagagagagagagagagagagagagagagagagagagagagagagagagagacctgagtATCTCCTATTAGCATTCTAAAAAACTTGTCACTCCAGCCAATTTGAAGCAATTGAAGAGATAAAGAGGTGGCTGGCGTAATTTGTCTAATATTAATCTATTTGGTAATGTTTCCAATGAGTTACAATCTGCTGCACCAACAAGCGGAGTGCTGGATGGAAGCTGTGGCAATGAATGAAGCCTCATGCAATCAttcaaatcaatagtcttcaatttagATAATTGAATGATGCTTTCAGGAAGGCACTCAAAGGTATTTCCACTTAGATTTAAAGTATCTAAAGAGGATAAGCAATCTAAATCGCTAGGGATTGATTAAGATCGCAGTCTCTCAGATCCAATACCTTTAAATGGTCCAGATCTGGAGCCCAGACCAGGATAGAATTTAGGCTTTTGGAAAGCCGATTCCATTTTTCAGGTGATAGGCTTGAAAGGTTTAAGCTTAAAAAGTTCTTTGACTGTCTGTCAAGTTTCAAATTGCCAGCTACATTGAGATCTTCAAGCGACATGAAGCTAAAACTGCTGCCAGGAATATACACAAGTTTTTTGCAATCACTTAAATTCAATGAATTAAAGtttatcaaatgtttaattgaCGAGGGAAGTTTGTAATAGAAGTACCATCTAAGTGAAGAATCTGTAACCTTTCTATATTTCTCATAAATTCTGGAATTCTCTTAATTTTTGAACAACCCGAAAGAATAAGAATCTCAAGAGACTCCATTTCAATCTTGCTTAGAAGGAAATTAAGGTTTTTGCAACCTTTTAGATTAAGAAGAGTGAGCTTTTTATGAACTGTAATAGATGAGTGAACCTCAAGTAGATTTATACAACCTTCAAGCATCAATTTCTCAAGATTTGGGACTCCACTGAACTCAGGGGTTGCAATGAGATTTATGGAATCGTTTAATTTGATGGACTTCAAGTTGTCAAAATGCTGGTAGAAGCCGAAAAAAATGCaacaatttaattaataaataaataagagaaagtAGATTAGGTTCCACAAACTTTAagaattttttagtatttttttaagaaaaaaaaattgtatagaaGTACTTAAATAACAATCTTACGGTCTTACCTTTATTCCTTCCCAAAGTAATTCAATTTTTCTCTTGCACATAAGAAGTTTAACAAGCTCATCTGGTTGGAAACTTGATGGCAAAGATTTTGAAGGATATTCACTCCAATCAAGATATCTTAAGTCATTAGAAAGGTGTTTGGGACCATGCAGAAAGGGAACACCATGAATTATAAGCAATTTAAGGTTGGGCATATTTGAAAAGGCTTCAAGATTCCATTGTGCCTCTTTGGATGTATGTTGGTTACCCAGTTCAAGGACAAGTCCTTCAATTGCTTCACattcctaataataaagaaaaagggatcaataaatcacaagatatatgatttttagagtTGTTTAGATATTAACTTTGTCAAGATAAGGTATATGCTAAAGGTCTCTGAATGTTCTCTTACCTTATTTTTCTTCAACACATTGTGAATGTCTTTATATAGCCACAATTTTCTCCACTTTCAAGGTTCTTGACGAACTATGTCTTGACCCATTATTTGTAGTAACTCATGCATccaaaatgtattttcataaTGTTTTAAGAGAGACTTTTCAATAAGAACCTTTAATCCAGTTTTAGGACAAAGACCAAGACAATCTAGTACTTCTACTACATAATCTTATTCCTTCATATTAAAGAAACATGCTATATGAAGAAATATTTCTTTCTCAGTTTGCCCAAGTCCATCAAAACTTATTTGAagtattttcataatatctttTTCAGGAAATTTTTTGAGCCTATCTAATACACTTTCCCATTCCACCTTTCTTCTATTGTACAAAAGAGAACCCAAAACATCAACAGCTAAAGGAAGGCCTTTAGCATAATTTACAAAATGCTTGGACATCTTTAGATAATCTTTGACAAGATGATCTTTATTAAAAGCCTTCAAACTAAAAAGGTGAAGAGCGTCATCATCATCCAATTTTCGATCCTCATATATTTTATGTCTTATCAACAAATGCTCTTCTCTTGTTGTTATGATAACTCTACTACCTTGACCAAACCAATTTGGCTCCCCAGCTAACTTTTCTAACTGTTTGAATTGATttacatcatcaagaacaagaagaaccCTTTTATGACATAAACTATTCTTGATCATAAGAACTCCATCATCAACATCTCTTATATTCACATTTTCCTCCAtcaaaatatcacaaataagtTTTTGTTGTAATGGAAGTAAACCACATCTATCATATACTTCTTTAATATTAGTGATAAAACAACCACGTTCAAATTCACTAAAAACTTTCCAATAAACTTCTTTAACAAGAGTTGTCTAACCAATTCCTCCCATACTCCAAACCCCAATAATGCGAAAATCAGTTGATCCTGTAGCTAAAAGCGATATCAATTCCTTCACTTGAGAATCTACTTCCACTAAGTCTTT includes the following:
- the LOC115986182 gene encoding disease resistance protein RML1B-like, which translates into the protein MEENVNIRDVDDGVLMIKNSLCHKRVLLVLDDVNQFKQLEKLAGEPNWFGQGSRVIITTREEHLLIRHKIYEDRKLDDDDALHLFSLKAFNKDHLVKDYLKMSKHFVNYAKGLPLAVDVLGSLLYNRRKVEWESECEAIEGLVLELGNQHTSKEAQWNLEAFSNMPNLKLLIIHGVPFLHGPKHLSNDLRYLDWSEYPSKSLPSSFQPDELVKLLMCKRKIELLWEGIKHFDNLKSIKLNDSINLIATPEFSGVPNLEKLMLEGCINLLEVHSSITVHKKLTLLNLKGCKNLNFLLSKIEMESLEILILSGCSKIKRIPEFMRNIESDCKKLVYIPGSSFSFMSLEDLNVAGNLKLDRQSKNFLSLNLSSLSPEKWNRLSKSLNSILVWAPDLDHLKGIYKEPEIHFVATLSIVIPGSKIPKWFKP